The following are encoded together in the Adhaeribacter arboris genome:
- a CDS encoding NIPSNAP family protein has protein sequence MRKLHYFLLLAISFSIFLSACKSGTGAQTSTANATAASAAPASKDTRIFEMRVYYAHPGKLADLENRFRTNTTRIFEKHGMTNIGYWLPLENPDNKLIYILAYPNREARDASWQAFGSDPEWKEVASKSEENGKLVAKVDQLFMETTDYSPAITLKKATPERTFELRTYTTTPNNLVNLDARFRDHTMGLFSKYGMENIVYFHPVAGQPGADNTLVYILAHKSKEAGLASFDAFRLDPEWVKVKAASEVKGGGSLTTKVESVYMKPTDYSPIK, from the coding sequence ATGCGTAAACTGCATTACTTTCTGCTTTTAGCAATTTCATTCAGCATATTTCTTTCAGCTTGTAAATCTGGTACGGGCGCTCAAACATCTACTGCCAATGCTACAGCTGCCTCCGCTGCCCCGGCCTCCAAGGATACCCGAATTTTTGAAATGCGGGTTTATTATGCCCACCCGGGTAAATTAGCCGACCTGGAAAATCGTTTCCGGACCAATACTACCCGGATTTTTGAAAAACACGGCATGACCAATATTGGCTATTGGCTACCGCTGGAAAACCCGGACAATAAACTTATTTATATTTTGGCTTACCCTAACCGCGAAGCGCGGGATGCTTCCTGGCAAGCTTTCGGCTCGGACCCAGAATGGAAAGAGGTAGCCTCCAAATCCGAAGAAAACGGCAAACTGGTAGCCAAAGTAGACCAATTATTTATGGAAACTACCGATTACTCACCAGCCATTACGTTGAAAAAAGCTACGCCAGAGCGTACTTTCGAGTTACGCACGTATACTACTACTCCCAATAACTTAGTAAACCTGGATGCCCGTTTCCGGGATCACACCATGGGATTATTTAGCAAATACGGTATGGAAAACATTGTTTACTTTCATCCGGTAGCGGGCCAGCCAGGAGCCGATAACACTTTGGTTTATATCTTAGCGCATAAAAGCAAAGAGGCTGGCTTAGCCTCATTCGACGCCTTTCGGTTAGATCCAGAATGGGTAAAGGTAAAAGCAGCCTCCGAAGTAAAAGGGGGCGGATCTTTAACTACTAAAGTTGAATCGGTTTACATGAAACCTACCGATTACTCGCCTATTAAATAA
- a CDS encoding TatD family hydrolase: MDTSNSFMLIDPHVHMTSRTTDDYEAMRRAGIVALIEPAFWMGQPRTEAGTFKDYYSHLIGFERFRSSQFGIKHYCTIGLNSKEANNEALAEQVMELLPLYVCKEGVVGVGEIGYDDQTAAEDKYYRLQLEIAKEVNLPVQIHTPHRDKKKGTLRSMEVALEHGLDPGMVIVDHNNEETVKDVLDRGFWAAFTIYPHTKMGNERMVEIVKQYGPERIMINSAADWGISDPLAVPKTVALMLERGVPEEHVRLVSYSNALAAFGQSGQMQESDWLEAQPIDQSQKFSGSSILRGGQTPRIDAPESSNIIR, encoded by the coding sequence ATGGATACTTCGAACTCTTTTATGCTGATAGACCCGCACGTGCACATGACCTCGCGGACTACCGATGATTATGAAGCAATGCGCCGGGCAGGTATTGTGGCACTTATAGAACCTGCTTTCTGGATGGGGCAGCCGCGCACCGAAGCGGGAACCTTTAAAGATTATTACAGCCACTTAATTGGTTTTGAGCGTTTCCGGTCGAGCCAGTTTGGGATTAAACATTATTGCACCATTGGTTTAAATTCCAAAGAAGCCAATAACGAAGCATTAGCCGAGCAGGTAATGGAGTTGCTGCCTTTGTATGTATGCAAAGAAGGTGTAGTGGGCGTAGGCGAAATTGGTTACGATGACCAGACAGCTGCCGAAGATAAATATTACCGCCTACAACTCGAAATTGCCAAAGAAGTAAACCTGCCCGTGCAAATCCATACACCTCACCGCGACAAGAAGAAAGGTACTTTACGCAGCATGGAAGTAGCGCTCGAACACGGATTAGATCCGGGCATGGTAATCGTAGATCATAACAACGAAGAAACCGTAAAAGACGTGCTGGATCGAGGATTTTGGGCCGCGTTTACCATTTATCCGCACACCAAAATGGGCAACGAGCGCATGGTAGAAATTGTGAAACAATACGGCCCGGAAAGAATCATGATTAATTCGGCGGCCGACTGGGGCATCAGCGATCCGCTGGCGGTGCCAAAAACGGTGGCTTTAATGCTGGAACGCGGGGTGCCGGAAGAGCATGTTCGTTTGGTAAGTTATAGTAACGCGCTAGCAGCTTTCGGCCAAAGCGGACAAATGCAGGAAAGCGACTGGCTCGAGGCGCAACCCATCGACCAAAGCCAGAAATTTTCGGGTAGTTCTATTTTACGCGGCGGCCAAACCCCTCGCATCGATGCCCCGGAATCCAGCAATATTATCCGCTAA
- a CDS encoding EboA domain-containing protein, translated as MPIADQESVKNFLTELLTRATTPQGITWLEKQLAEAQTESKFFQAFSMAPRFIGKRKIEITEADTAAANALRTGFNPQGWTADQAARTSLALSLPHQSPEEYIKILDKLFATADVNELVALYAALPVLPYPEKHIPRMAEGVRTNMTLVFEAVALQNPYPHDYLPEEAWNQLVLKSIFTSRPLYRIYGLENRRNKKLAQTLSDFAHERWAAGRTLSPEVWRNVGPFVDETIWPDIQKLFTQPNELEQQAAALVCAESNYPEAKTMLDTVPDLKAKIENGELTWDTIGEDVAAQTV; from the coding sequence ATGCCAATTGCTGACCAAGAATCTGTAAAAAACTTTTTAACGGAACTTCTTACCCGCGCCACTACGCCCCAAGGAATAACCTGGCTCGAAAAACAATTAGCCGAAGCGCAAACCGAGAGCAAATTTTTTCAGGCTTTTAGTATGGCGCCCCGTTTTATTGGAAAAAGAAAAATTGAAATTACCGAGGCCGATACTGCTGCTGCCAATGCTTTACGCACGGGTTTCAATCCACAAGGTTGGACCGCCGACCAGGCTGCCCGTACTTCATTAGCACTTTCGTTGCCGCATCAATCACCGGAAGAATATATAAAAATTCTGGATAAATTGTTTGCTACCGCCGACGTGAACGAACTGGTGGCTTTATATGCTGCCCTGCCTGTTTTACCATACCCGGAAAAACACATTCCTCGAATGGCCGAAGGTGTTCGGACCAATATGACTTTAGTTTTTGAAGCAGTAGCTCTGCAGAATCCGTACCCGCATGATTACCTGCCCGAAGAAGCCTGGAACCAATTAGTATTAAAATCTATTTTCACCAGCCGGCCTTTGTACCGCATTTATGGTTTAGAAAACCGTCGTAATAAAAAGCTAGCGCAAACCCTTTCGGATTTTGCCCACGAACGCTGGGCGGCGGGTCGAACGCTTAGCCCGGAAGTATGGCGCAACGTGGGGCCATTCGTAGACGAAACTATTTGGCCGGATATTCAAAAATTATTTACGCAACCTAACGAACTGGAACAACAAGCGGCCGCGCTGGTCTGCGCCGAAAGTAATTATCCGGAAGCTAAAACCATGCTCGACACCGTGCCCGATTTAAAAGCTAAAATTGAAAACGGCGAGCTAACCTGGGATACTATTGGCGAAGATGTAGCTGCGCAAACCGTATAA
- the eboC gene encoding UbiA-like protein EboC (EboC, a homolog the polyprenyltransferase UbiA, belongs to system of proteins involved in the trafficking of precursor metabolites to an extracytoplasmic compartment so that the biosynthesis of certain natural products, such as scytonemin, can be completed.) codes for MNKFFAHLVLMRPANIITAIADILLGFAAAGAVQQIQRASATAYGYLEHPLAVDLGWLIAATIGLYGGGVVFNDVLDADLDKIERPERPIPSGAATKTSATILGALLLLGGILAAFKVSQISGVIAAVIAGLALLYDAWGKHQGFIGPINMGACRGGNLLLGMSAIPASLEHYWFLALIPIVYIANITVISRGEVHGGSRPILRFAVALYLLVFVSIVALTFLPHFSIITALPFGLLFAYLIFPPLLKALNTLQPKEIRLAVKAGVLSLIILDATLAAGFAHWVYGLLVLLLFPLSRFLAKQFAVT; via the coding sequence ATGAATAAATTCTTCGCCCACTTGGTACTCATGCGGCCGGCTAACATTATTACGGCCATTGCCGATATCCTACTGGGCTTTGCGGCGGCCGGTGCCGTACAACAAATTCAGAGAGCCTCTGCTACTGCCTACGGGTACCTGGAGCACCCGCTGGCAGTAGATTTAGGCTGGCTAATTGCGGCAACCATTGGTTTGTACGGTGGTGGAGTAGTTTTTAACGATGTTTTAGATGCCGATTTAGATAAGATAGAACGCCCGGAACGTCCTATTCCCAGCGGGGCAGCTACGAAAACTAGCGCTACTATTTTAGGAGCTTTACTGCTTTTAGGTGGTATTCTGGCAGCTTTTAAGGTATCACAAATAAGTGGTGTTATTGCGGCGGTAATAGCCGGACTTGCCTTATTATACGATGCTTGGGGCAAACACCAGGGATTTATTGGTCCAATTAACATGGGAGCGTGCCGGGGCGGCAACTTACTTTTAGGAATGAGCGCCATACCTGCCAGCCTGGAGCATTATTGGTTTCTAGCCCTTATTCCGATTGTGTACATTGCCAACATTACCGTTATTAGTCGGGGCGAAGTGCACGGGGGCAGCCGACCAATTTTACGGTTTGCCGTTGCCTTGTACCTTTTAGTATTTGTAAGTATTGTTGCTTTAACTTTCTTACCGCACTTTTCCATTATAACGGCCTTACCTTTTGGTTTACTTTTCGCTTACTTGATTTTTCCTCCTTTGTTAAAAGCGCTTAACACTCTACAACCCAAAGAGATTCGGTTGGCGGTAAAAGCGGGGGTATTATCCTTAATAATTTTGGATGCTACTCTGGCGGCTGGTTTTGCTCATTGGGTGTACGGTTTACTGGTGTTATTACTTTTTCCACTTTCCCGTTTTCTGGCAAAGCAATTTGCTGTTACTTGA
- a CDS encoding zinc-binding alcohol dehydrogenase family protein, whose translation MKALFLVEPGKTEVRTIEPVAPGPEEVLLRIGMVGFCGGDLNGYRGLFELQEYPNILGHEVGATIEQVGSQVPPDFKPGMRATVYPYLNCGTCVSCRKGRPNACQDNKTMGVRRPGAMTNYITIHWKNLFSSDKLSLQELALVEPLTVGFHAAARGRVSEKDKVAVIGCGIVGMGAIAASVNRGAEVIAIDIDDSKMEIAKKVGVAHTINTSKVDLHEALAEITDGDGPDVIIEAVGSPQTYRAAVEEVAYTGRVVCIGYAKKSAEFNTGVFVRKEIEILGSRNCLGEFPEVIRYLESGKFPVDAVISKVVSIDEAGAALAAWSDNPGPITKIMVDFDR comes from the coding sequence ATGAAGGCTTTATTTTTAGTGGAACCCGGTAAAACGGAAGTTAGAACAATAGAACCAGTTGCTCCCGGACCTGAAGAAGTTTTGTTGCGGATTGGTATGGTAGGTTTCTGTGGCGGCGACTTAAATGGGTACCGGGGTTTATTTGAATTGCAGGAATATCCTAATATTCTGGGGCACGAAGTAGGAGCTACTATTGAGCAGGTAGGAAGCCAGGTTCCGCCTGATTTTAAGCCTGGCATGCGAGCTACCGTGTACCCTTACCTAAATTGTGGCACTTGCGTTTCTTGCCGGAAAGGCCGGCCCAATGCCTGTCAGGATAATAAAACCATGGGGGTGCGCCGGCCTGGTGCCATGACCAACTATATCACTATTCACTGGAAAAATCTATTTTCTTCGGATAAGCTATCGCTCCAGGAGTTGGCTTTAGTAGAACCTCTTACCGTAGGGTTTCATGCTGCAGCCCGGGGCCGGGTTTCCGAAAAGGATAAAGTAGCCGTAATTGGTTGCGGCATTGTGGGAATGGGCGCTATTGCCGCCTCGGTTAACCGGGGTGCCGAAGTAATTGCCATTGATATCGATGATTCAAAAATGGAGATTGCTAAAAAAGTAGGTGTTGCGCATACGATTAATACATCTAAAGTAGACTTACACGAAGCTTTAGCAGAAATTACAGATGGAGATGGTCCGGATGTTATAATAGAAGCCGTAGGAAGTCCGCAAACTTATCGGGCTGCCGTAGAAGAAGTGGCGTACACCGGGAGAGTAGTTTGCATTGGTTACGCTAAAAAATCGGCTGAATTTAATACCGGCGTTTTTGTGCGAAAAGAAATTGAAATTCTGGGCTCCCGCAATTGTTTGGGAGAATTTCCGGAAGTCATCCGTTACCTGGAATCAGGTAAATTTCCGGTGGATGCTGTTATTTCGAAAGTTGTTTCAATTGACGAGGCTGGTGCGGCCCTTGCAGCTTGGTCAGATAATCCGGGACCTATCACCAAAATAATGGTAGATTTTGATAGGTAA
- a CDS encoding UPF0175 family protein: MRTLTIHIPDSVDLEDREMVMFLASRLYEKSKLSLGQAAEIAGLSKRAFMEVLGHYVSLFNYDESELEKELMHVKNYRK, encoded by the coding sequence ATGAGAACACTCACAATACATATACCTGATTCAGTTGATTTGGAAGATAGAGAAATGGTCATGTTTCTGGCTTCCAGGCTCTACGAGAAAAGTAAGCTATCTTTAGGGCAAGCGGCAGAAATTGCGGGGCTTTCTAAACGGGCTTTTATGGAAGTTCTCGGTCATTATGTATCCCTATTTAATTACGACGAAAGTGAATTAGAAAAAGAGCTAATGCATGTCAAAAATTATCGTAAGTGA
- a CDS encoding L-rhamnose mutarotase translates to MQRFCFALDLVDDPKLIQEYENYHSPGNDWPEVTKNDLDAGIINLQIYRTGNRMFMIMDTDDNFSFEKKAALDATVPKVQEWEKLMWKYQVPLPWAKEGEKWILMDKIFQSGAKKQ, encoded by the coding sequence ATGCAGCGATTTTGCTTTGCCCTTGACTTAGTAGATGACCCGAAATTAATCCAGGAGTACGAAAATTACCATAGCCCCGGTAACGATTGGCCTGAAGTAACTAAAAACGACCTGGATGCCGGCATTATAAATCTGCAAATTTACCGTACCGGTAACCGCATGTTTATGATTATGGATACCGACGATAACTTTAGTTTCGAGAAAAAAGCCGCTCTGGATGCCACGGTTCCGAAAGTGCAGGAATGGGAAAAACTCATGTGGAAGTACCAGGTTCCCTTGCCTTGGGCTAAAGAAGGCGAAAAATGGATTTTAATGGATAAAATATTCCAGTCCGGAGCAAAAAAACAGTAA
- the upp gene encoding uracil phosphoribosyltransferase, whose product MKPSDSIYILTQEPSVASQFISELRNVQVQRDSMRFRRNLERLGEVLAYKISTRLTYAPQQIQTPLAACEQQHLVDYPVLATVLRAGLPFHHGFLNYFDKSPSAFVAAYRLEATSEIAVNVDYLAGPSLERRVLLLVDPMLATGTSLALTYKAMLRFGTPSQVHIAAAIASPEGVSHIQRELPQAMIWLGALDNHLNERAYIVPGLGDAGDLAFGSKI is encoded by the coding sequence ATGAAGCCGTCAGATTCTATTTATATTCTTACCCAGGAGCCATCGGTGGCTAGCCAATTTATTTCTGAACTGCGAAATGTGCAGGTGCAGCGCGACAGTATGCGTTTTCGGCGCAATCTGGAACGGTTAGGAGAAGTGCTGGCTTATAAAATTTCTACCCGGTTAACTTATGCGCCGCAGCAAATTCAAACTCCCTTAGCTGCCTGCGAACAGCAGCACTTGGTAGATTATCCCGTACTAGCCACAGTTTTGCGGGCCGGCTTACCTTTTCACCATGGCTTTTTAAATTATTTCGATAAATCGCCGAGCGCTTTCGTAGCCGCTTACCGGTTAGAAGCCACTTCGGAAATAGCCGTAAACGTTGATTACTTAGCGGGGCCTTCCCTAGAAAGGCGCGTATTATTACTCGTGGACCCTATGCTGGCTACGGGTACCTCATTGGCGCTTACGTATAAGGCTATGCTGCGGTTTGGTACGCCTAGCCAAGTGCACATTGCGGCGGCTATTGCCAGCCCTGAAGGAGTAAGCCATATTCAACGAGAACTACCCCAAGCCATGATTTGGTTAGGAGCTTTAGATAATCACCTGAATGAACGAGCTTACATTGTACCTGGCTTAGGTGATGCCGGCGATCTAGCTTTCGGGTCGAAAATCTAA
- a CDS encoding sugar phosphate isomerase/epimerase family protein: MIKSCVTIALVPQIKTGPWIYWEDLEASIAKAAQLGFNAIELFTASANAIEPSVLTGLLQNSGLNLAAVGTGAGKVIQGLTLTDPNPTIRQQAIAFVADMIAFGAPFQAPAIIGSMQGNVVAGVEREQALEWLADGLNILGKVAEEKKVPLIYEPLNRYETNLFNNLSSGVEFLNFLKTRNVKLLADLFHMNIEESSLPESIRTFGPAIGHIHFADSNRRPVGFGHTAMAEIATALQESNYQGYVSAEAFPWPNPDEAAQQTIKAFREFFKD, encoded by the coding sequence ATGATAAAATCTTGTGTTACTATTGCCCTGGTTCCACAAATAAAAACGGGTCCTTGGATATATTGGGAAGATTTGGAGGCCAGTATTGCTAAAGCGGCTCAACTGGGTTTTAATGCCATAGAGCTTTTTACGGCTTCTGCCAATGCCATTGAGCCTTCGGTTCTAACCGGTTTACTACAAAATTCTGGCCTTAACTTAGCTGCAGTGGGCACCGGCGCGGGTAAAGTTATACAAGGCTTGACTTTAACCGATCCCAATCCGACTATCCGGCAACAAGCCATTGCTTTTGTCGCGGATATGATTGCTTTTGGGGCGCCGTTTCAGGCACCCGCCATTATTGGGTCGATGCAGGGCAACGTAGTTGCCGGAGTGGAGCGCGAGCAGGCTCTGGAATGGCTGGCCGATGGATTAAATATTTTAGGAAAAGTAGCGGAAGAAAAAAAAGTACCCCTGATTTACGAACCCCTGAACCGCTACGAAACTAATTTATTCAACAATCTAAGCAGCGGAGTTGAATTTCTAAATTTTTTAAAAACCCGGAACGTCAAGTTATTAGCGGATTTGTTTCACATGAACATCGAAGAAAGTTCTTTGCCGGAGAGTATTCGAACTTTTGGGCCGGCTATTGGTCACATTCACTTTGCCGACAGTAACCGGCGGCCCGTTGGCTTTGGCCATACCGCCATGGCCGAAATTGCAACCGCTTTGCAGGAAAGTAATTACCAGGGGTATGTATCTGCCGAAGCTTTCCCCTGGCCTAACCCAGACGAAGCGGCCCAACAAACCATTAAGGCTTTTCGAGAATTTTTTAAAGATTAA
- a CDS encoding DUF3368 domain-containing protein, with product MLQSTVDLGEASAIALAIEKQNCLLILDDNKARKAANRLGVNYIGTLGLLLGAKEAGLIQLIKPILVQIKMTNFRIAENFEKELLKLAGE from the coding sequence ATGCTTCAATCTACGGTAGATTTAGGAGAAGCCAGTGCTATTGCTTTAGCTATTGAAAAACAAAATTGCTTGCTCATTTTAGATGATAATAAAGCCAGAAAAGCAGCAAATAGATTAGGAGTTAATTATATCGGCACATTAGGACTTCTGCTAGGAGCAAAAGAAGCTGGCTTAATTCAGCTTATTAAACCGATTCTAGTACAAATCAAAATGACCAACTTCCGAATAGCGGAAAACTTTGAAAAAGAGCTATTGAAATTAGCAGGAGAATAA
- a CDS encoding 3-dehydroquinate synthase, whose translation MYPIQQTFQVTYNYTVHFTENLFSLRNPLLRDVIAAGGGDGRKVLFVLDHHVAEAIPSLITDIKNYTSHYADVLQLAADPMIIPGGEQCKNDPAYTERVIDAINEKGIDRHSYVLAVGGGALLDMVGYAAGIAHRGIRHIRIPTTVLSQNDSGVGVKNSINAYGKKNFLGTFTPPFAVINDFHFLRTLTHREWRAGIAEAIKVSLIKDAEFFRFIQENTQKLAERDMPAMQYLIHRCAEMHVQHIASGDPFEKGSSRPLDFGHWSAHKLEQLSNYRIRHGEAVAMGIALDSTYSYLKGMLTEAELKQILEVVTGIGFELFAPEMTSHLEDATHPQSLLRGLQEFREHLGGQLTIMLLAKIGKGVEVHEIDNELMIAAIEQLRHHSEATV comes from the coding sequence ATTTACCCAATCCAGCAAACGTTCCAGGTAACGTATAACTATACTGTTCATTTTACCGAAAACTTATTTTCACTCCGGAACCCCTTGCTTCGCGATGTAATTGCAGCGGGTGGTGGCGATGGCCGGAAAGTTTTATTTGTATTAGACCACCACGTAGCCGAAGCAATTCCTTCGTTAATTACCGATATTAAAAACTACACTTCGCACTACGCCGATGTTTTACAATTAGCCGCTGATCCTATGATTATTCCGGGTGGAGAACAATGTAAGAATGATCCGGCCTATACGGAACGGGTAATTGATGCAATAAATGAAAAAGGCATTGATCGCCATTCGTACGTCTTGGCGGTAGGCGGTGGTGCTTTATTAGATATGGTTGGCTACGCTGCCGGTATTGCGCATCGGGGTATCCGCCACATTCGCATTCCTACTACGGTGTTGTCGCAGAACGACTCGGGAGTTGGGGTAAAGAACAGTATTAATGCCTACGGCAAAAAGAACTTCCTGGGCACCTTTACTCCTCCCTTTGCTGTAATTAACGACTTCCATTTTCTGCGTACTTTAACGCACCGCGAATGGCGCGCCGGCATTGCTGAAGCCATTAAGGTTTCACTTATTAAAGACGCCGAATTTTTTAGGTTTATTCAGGAAAATACGCAGAAACTGGCCGAGCGTGATATGCCAGCCATGCAGTACCTGATTCACCGGTGCGCCGAAATGCACGTGCAGCATATTGCCAGCGGTGATCCTTTTGAGAAAGGTTCTTCGCGGCCATTAGATTTTGGGCACTGGTCGGCGCATAAACTAGAGCAGTTAAGTAATTACCGTATTCGCCACGGCGAAGCCGTAGCCATGGGCATTGCCCTGGATTCGACGTATTCCTACCTAAAAGGCATGCTTACTGAAGCCGAATTAAAGCAAATTCTGGAGGTAGTTACCGGTATTGGTTTTGAATTATTTGCTCCCGAAATGACTTCGCACCTGGAGGATGCCACCCATCCGCAAAGTTTGCTGCGGGGTTTACAGGAATTCCGGGAACACCTAGGCGGACAATTAACTATTATGCTGCTGGCTAAAATTGGCAAAGGCGTAGAAGTACACGAGATAGATAACGAGTTAATGATTGCTGCCATCGAGCAACTTCGGCACCATTCCGAGGCTACTGTTTAG
- a CDS encoding aldo/keto reductase encodes MNYRKLGKTNLNVSVLGFGASPLGNVFDVADEKEGVRAVHYAIDQGINFFDVSPFYGFTLAEERLGKALEGKRKDIFLATKCGRYGLQDFDFSYNRILRSIDESLVRLKTDYVDVLQLHDIEFGDKHQVLNEAIPAVQKIKELGKARFIGITGLPVRYLAEIARQVELDTVLSWAHYNLLEDEIDDELVPLSKEKGFGLMNAAPLMQRILSDAPLPDWHRSPQAVKDVQPKLLQLCESYGVRLSDVAIKYAVDHPDIATTIVGMWEVKHVQQNIKALDLSIPADLMEEILKIVTPVKNQMWFEGRPENNIPKK; translated from the coding sequence ATGAATTATCGCAAACTTGGCAAAACCAACCTGAACGTATCTGTCCTTGGCTTTGGCGCTTCGCCCTTAGGTAACGTGTTTGATGTAGCCGATGAGAAAGAAGGAGTAAGAGCCGTGCATTATGCCATTGACCAAGGAATTAATTTTTTTGATGTTTCTCCTTTCTATGGTTTTACTCTGGCCGAAGAACGATTGGGCAAAGCGCTGGAAGGTAAACGTAAAGACATATTTTTGGCTACCAAATGCGGCCGTTATGGTTTACAAGATTTTGATTTTTCGTATAACCGGATTCTGAGAAGTATTGACGAATCGCTAGTAAGGCTTAAAACGGACTACGTAGATGTTTTGCAACTGCATGATATTGAGTTTGGCGATAAACACCAGGTATTAAACGAAGCGATTCCGGCCGTTCAGAAAATTAAAGAATTAGGTAAAGCCCGCTTTATAGGCATTACTGGATTACCGGTGCGTTATCTGGCTGAAATTGCCCGGCAGGTTGAACTCGACACTGTGCTTTCGTGGGCCCACTATAATTTGCTCGAAGACGAAATTGACGACGAGTTGGTGCCGCTTTCAAAAGAAAAAGGTTTTGGTTTAATGAATGCGGCACCACTGATGCAAAGAATATTATCCGATGCTCCTTTGCCCGATTGGCACCGCTCGCCCCAGGCCGTTAAAGATGTGCAACCCAAGTTGTTGCAATTGTGCGAAAGTTATGGGGTGCGGCTAAGTGATGTTGCCATTAAGTATGCCGTTGACCACCCGGATATTGCTACTACCATTGTGGGTATGTGGGAGGTGAAGCACGTCCAGCAAAATATTAAAGCTCTGGATTTATCTATTCCGGCTGACTTGATGGAGGAAATTTTAAAAATAGTAACTCCCGTAAAAAATCAGATGTGGTTTGAAGGCAGACCAGAAAATAATATTCCTAAAAAATAA